Part of the Quercus robur chromosome 5, dhQueRobu3.1, whole genome shotgun sequence genome, CCATATActttgggcttgggctccaaattGTGAGCTTACAATACCCAatacttgtttgtttttgtaGCTTAATATGAAGCAAAAggctaaaacaaaaaaaaaaaaaagtcctctACAGatgtctttttaaataaaaagatagatAAACTATAGAATTACGCTAAATTATTTAAACACCAACCCTTAATATCTTTTTAACTAGCACATGAAATTGTGTTAAAGGAGTCACTTGTaaataataaacataaacatgcGGAAGTGGTATTTGATTTTGATCTagcttaagaaaaaaattttcacgTCTGATTCAAATAATCCACCTATgttatttgggaaaaaaaatcaaataattttgtttttgagagaaaaaaaaatcaaataattaaaagaatcaaattcttttttctttttcttttttttggcattatttCACATTATCAATAAGAGGGTCAAAACCATGTGATGCAAGACCCAATCgagtaaataaattaaacaacgTTGGTCcgagaatttttctttttcctagcCAAgtaggacctttttttttttaatatttttatgggaGTCATGTAGACCTTCAGCTTAAGCTAAACGCAAAAATTAGAAACATGAAATCATACATGTTTGATACGAGCGTCGTATTAGAATCTATCATAATTGATTGGACCGTtgtcttctcaaaaataaaaacaaaataaaacaaaaaaacaaagataggACGGTTCAATATTATCCTCACAACTCATCCGGGAcccaaaagttttaaaaaaaatagtgaattttttctttttatggttaCTCCACAATCTTTGGGTTAATATACAACGctagtacccaaaaaaaaaaggtccacaaccttttttttttaatttatttgttactgAAAATGATAAcgtcatttttatttgattgttcaattcaATCATTTGGTTTAATTCCATTAAAAACTTAGAGCATGTTTGATAGACTGTAATAGGCGCTGcaatgtaataattattcttatgattattcataaggaataatcatcccttatgaatagctattcttcaaaatgaggaataactattcatccttaaaaggttgtattagttattccttagtaagagcaataatttcaaaagttaatatattttcaaataaacaaactttccatatacatctgacaattgtaaaaataaaaaatcataaaaaataacacatatctctcttaaatttaaaaataacaatttttaaggagatataattatatgagtaagaaatttcctaaaataaatgctaagtttcattctaatgttataactcacaagtcacaaccaaactaatgaatatatttagttattacgttacaatacattttattcctagtaataaagattacaattcctaTCGCAATCCTCGtttagtgtaccaaacgtaccctttaaggtagaacacaataactatacttaaattttaccttataaaaataattttgcactATTCATAACTTGTAACTTAACTAATAATGTCTTTGATGGTTCTATAaaagatttgaaattcaatCCCCGACTATACTAAAAACTTATTGGTGtcttaatctgatgataaagaattatTATCAGAAGCGGAagcataagttgaaactctctccaaaaaaaaaatgatttttttttttttagaaataaacacacacacaaaggagaaggaaagaagttttaatataaaggcacaccacaactctaTGATAATTTGGGTTTGAATCTCACATACACAATATATAtagtgtttggttgtattctCTCAAATGGTtgcaaaaaaaagattttcagaTGTTTTTTATGACGTAAAATGCAAACGTTTTCTTATTTCACAACCTAATCTACCACTATGTAAAACTCACAAGGTTGGTGCTAACCCGATTGGATTcacccaaaaatatataaaatttgattagTGCAACAACCACCATATTGGGGGCGCACAACCATTATAATTTCAAACTGTTATTTTTCAAGGATAATGACCATTGTTAGTATCTGAAATTGTGAGTCTGTGATGGATCCATTtgtgaaagaaagagagacaagAGGGATGAAGGATTTGTACAAGCTTTTTTACAACGTTTATGCAAACTATTAaggtagtaaatttttattgattcgTACACTTATGTcactttttacttatcaataatcattcaccacattaataatttgtaaaaattttgtagttttagcattttttaccttttaaagaacatgaaaaattaatagattaaatctaaaacaaaatatacaagtccaaaaaaattagcctaaaaacaaaaattaccaataataaaactaaaaaaattaagcccaatcaatttattttacccaaaacaaacaacttagccatttaaaaaattttaaacaaaaatccttATAAGTAAAGCAGTAGATTCAAAGATCGGAGCTGCGGCATACAACTAGCAGTAGAGTCACCTTCCTAACTCCAAGTCCCGACTTCGTCCCTACAAGCCAAGTTAAAAGACATGcgatgatttctcaaaaaaaaaaaaaaaaaaaaaaaaaagacatgcgATGAAAACGTTTTCTTATCTCAAAACTCACAAGGTTAGTGTAAATCCTGATCGgatttacaataaaataaaataaaaattgattagtgCAACAACCACTACATCGGAGCACACCACCACTATAATTGCAAACCGTTGTTAAATgtaagagaaagaaagataggAGAGATGGAGGATTTGTGCGAGCCAAgttagaagagagagagaaagaggagagtTTGTGCAAGccaagattaaaaaatattttccaaaattctattgaaataaaaacattttacaactttttatacGCACATTTTTcggtcaataaaaaaaaaattatcagatTTGACCCAAAATTTACAACGAAGCATTAGAggtagaaaagtaaaaaaaaaaaaaaaacagaaaagaaaaagaagaagcgaCCACGTGTCCACATGTACGGTAGAAGATGGAGATCTAGCATCGATAGAAAAAGAAGTATCTTTTTGAGAACGTGAACGGCACTCATTCAATCATGCCTGAAAAACGTAGGGCTAAGATTACATCACCGACTGGTCCTAATCATAACGGTCCTCTTAAAGTGGGCCCCACACCATATGCTCTTTCTACCAATCGCCCCTTCCATTCTCACTATTTATACCTTTCTCCTTTGAACCAAATTAACCTTGCAAATCACTAGAGACCAGAGAATTTTGAaacgtaaaaaaaaataataataataataaattaagaaagaaatcaACGGTGAGGATTTGATTTTTGAGATTGAAAAGATGTCGTGGCAAACCTACGTTGATGATCATCTGATGTGCGACATCGAGGGTCAGCATCTCTCCGCCGCGGCCATCATCGGCCACGACGGCAGCGTCTGGGCTCAGAGCGCCACCTTCCCTCAGgtcctcttcctctctctctctttctctctctaaattttttcagatttttttggttttgattttcagAATTCGATTAGATCTGGTTGTTTCAGttgttagatttttatttttctgaattttttttctttttttttttattgatctaTGTGGAGAATTGGTGTTTTTGAATCTGTTTGTTTTCTCGGAAATTTTTATCAGGAAAATGTTTTATACCTTGATCCGTCTAATTTCTTGAGGATCTGGATGTCACTGAAGTTCCGCAATTGATTTGGATGGAATtaatgtgatttgattttgaatctGTAGAAATTTTAGGTTTTGGATTCGGGATTTTTCGGTGAAATTCGTTGGATTggagaggaaaattttgaattttacgattttgtttttttctttgtattggATTTGGTTTCCGACAATGGATTGGTTGACTAAACTTGTTTGATCGTTGAATTAAGCTTAGTTGCGTGGATGAACAAGTAATATGAATGACTAGATCAAAGGCATTATTGATTTGTATGAAAATACTGTTACTAACTTTCCTAAGCAAGTATCGGGCAACCTCTTGAATTTTCTAATGCTGGGGTTCCACAAATATATAACATTATCAAAAGTGGCTAAACACAAACTATTTGGGCCCgcttaaaatcaaaatcaaagggAATTCTAATCTCGGAAATCCTATCGAACGTGCGATCGAAAGCCACCGTACAGACTGATGTGTCAGGATGAGGAGATGAACACGAAGGGTGGCTCGTTCCCCTCAAGGGCATGTGTATGACAAGGCAGTATCAAAGGCAGATTCATATGAAATTAATGCTGTTTTAAACGAAATCAATGAGTTTGCTATGCTAATGTTGATAATTACCACATTGATTTGCTTTTGGACTTGGTATTAGGTTATCTACGAGTTGGGTATCTCTTTATGGCCTTGGAAATGTTACTTTTATATGAACGACCCAATTAATCTATTAAGAGTCCATAGCCGACCCTGTTGTTTTTGGACTAAGGATTTTTTGTTGGTGATAAAAATCGGATGGTGATATTGGTTTATGATTCAAAATTGATTCTGAGTTGTACCATTTAAgcttccatgtttttattgctCGATTTGCATCCTTTTTGGTAACTTTTTATGCATGAGAGGGCTTATTTAGAATAGAGAGAATAAGTCGGTTTTACATTTCGAGCATATTTTATACTTTTAGGatatgctttcttttcttctattgTAAAATCTAGATGTAGCTACAAACTAACGGTGAGGTTTTTTGCAGTTCAAGCCAGAAGAAGTTGCTGCCATCATAAAAGATTTTGATGAACCTGGCACTCTTGCCCCAACTGGGTTACACCTTGGTGGCACAAAGTACATGGTTATTCAGGGAGAGCCTGGAGCTGTTATTCGTGGAAAGAAGGTGTGTTTTTTTAAGCTCTATTAATcctcctctttttctttcattgtttCTTATACATTGGTTTATGATTGATGGTTTTACCTTAATtcttttgttgatcttgaggcAGTAGCTGTTATTCATGAAAGGTGTTGTATgctctttttattctttttataccccctttcatttttatgtttctctTACGGTGGTTGATAATTGATGATAGTAATGTTATTATTGTTTGAGCTATTCTGTATAAAATCTTCATATAGTAGCTGTATAAGATTAGTTGTTTAAAGTATGCTGAAACATTAGGGGTTTCTTAGTGCATACCATAGTTCCACACCCATGTTATGTGACACTCGTAAATAATGTAGACCTTATACAATATTGGCAATAGGGGTTGAGTACTCTCTAAGATATATTATGTAGAAACTTGCCTTTCCTTATGCATAgatgaaataaaattgtatgCTTCAAATAAATTTCCTTGCCATGCTACAAGATTGGGATTGGAAAGCCTCAACTCCTGAGCACACGCCTGCACACAACACTTGTATCTTGAGTCCATGTAGTATGTTTTCATATATGTTAATCTGCCAATTAGTTATAATAAAATCTTACCTAATCTTCCATTTTCATTTATTGAGTGTTCATTATTTTTCAATGTGTAGATAAGGTTATACAATTTCTTATACGAACTTGGTCATAATTACTGTGCCTCATGGACTCATGGTTGTTTCACTTTTTGACTTTCAAATTATTATATGGACCCCTTACATGCACCTTGTCATGGACTCTTGA contains:
- the LOC126725341 gene encoding profilin-4, with product MSWQTYVDDHLMCDIEGQHLSAAAIIGHDGSVWAQSATFPQFKPEEVAAIIKDFDEPGTLAPTGLHLGGTKYMVIQGEPGAVIRGKKGAGGITVKKTGQALIFGIYDEPLTPGQCNIIVERLGDYLIDQGL